The genome window GCTGCGGATCTCGCGAGCGGCATTGGCAGCGGACCATGGCAATGCGCCCGGTACGGACCAGTTCGACAATGCCTAGCGGGCGCATCATATCGATGAACGCCTCGATTTTGCTCTCTTGGCCCGCGATTTCGACGACGACTTCATCGATGCCGACATCGACGATACGACCGCGAAAAATGTCGGTCAGTTCGCGCACCTGCGTCCGTTGCTCGCCGGGCGTCGCCTTGACACGCATCAGCATCAAGTCGCGCTCCACATAGTCCTGAGCGCTCACATCGTCCACGCGCACCACGGTGACGATCTTTTCGAGCTGCTTACCGACCTGTTCCAGCGTCTTATCATCTCCCACGACGACAAACGTCATCCGCGAGAGATTAGGGTCTTCGGTTTCGCCCACCGCCAGGCTATCGATGTTATAGCCGCGCGACGCGAGCATCCCGGAAATGTGCGCCAGCACGCCGGGAACGTTTTGCACCAAAGCCGAAAGTACGTGACGCATGTTCTCTAATGGGTAAAAACGCGAAACCAGAATGTTAGTCGGCACTTACGTCTTGAACAAGGGGCCTGCCGTTCCTGCGGCGAGCGCACTGCTAACCGCCTGTGAGCCCCGCGCCAGCGTAAGCGGGTAGCGACAACGGTTTGCCTGTTCAGGTTCGGCAGTTACACAATCGCGCGGCCGCTCTAACGACCCTCGGTCAACATTCGGCGCCATTGAAAATAACTGAGATTCGCGGATTTCCGCCACCTGTTGCCGCCAAACGCCACGGCTTGGCCATGCTTTCCCCGCGCTTGCGCCGCGATTAGACTGCTGCCAGCCGCGAAGACTGCCGGTTCCGATTCCGCTGCTCGCGGCGCACCCACCACTGCGATCCCACCGAGGAGACTGCGATGCGTCGTGCCGCTTGCCTGTGTCTACTACTTTGCTGCTTCAGCGAGCTTGCCACGTCTGCCCGTGGCGACGACAAGAAGCCCGTCAAGATCAGCTTCAAGAAGTCAAAACTGGATCATGAATTTCGCAGCGAAGGGGTTGCGGTTGGCGACTTCAATCACGATGGCAAGCAAGACATCGCCGCGGCCAACATGTACTTCGCCGCCCCCGATTGGAAGGCGCACCCGATCGTCGACAAGCCAGAGACCTTTAACCCGGCCGTTTACAGC of Pirellulales bacterium contains these proteins:
- the ilvN gene encoding acetolactate synthase small subunit — its product is MRHVLSALVQNVPGVLAHISGMLASRGYNIDSLAVGETEDPNLSRMTFVVVGDDKTLEQVGKQLEKIVTVVRVDDVSAQDYVERDLMLMRVKATPGEQRTQVRELTDIFRGRIVDVGIDEVVVEIAGQESKIEAFIDMMRPLGIVELVRTGRIAMVRCQCRSRDPQPAETT